The Chloroflexota bacterium genome window below encodes:
- a CDS encoding ABC transporter ATP-binding protein has protein sequence MPVRLEGVSVQFPEASGMVEALRDLTLGIPAGSLTVIIGPNGCGKSTLLRVIAGLLPPAAGRVLIGEGSAAGPRAGDGRVGLAFQQPRLLPWLSTLDNVTLPLTLAGAPAVEARQRAQEALERVGLAEAAELRPAQLSGGMAQRAGLARALITDPPILLLDEPFSALDALTREGFDGELQRLWMDRPRTVVLVTHSVSEAVRMADRIVVMTARPGRVAQIIPVELPRPRPATLSGDPAAASIDAATRTALAEVHPPELTPWLDR, from the coding sequence ATGCCCGTCCGCCTCGAGGGCGTGAGCGTCCAGTTCCCCGAGGCATCGGGCATGGTTGAGGCGCTGCGAGACCTCACCCTCGGCATCCCTGCGGGCAGCCTGACCGTGATCATCGGTCCCAATGGCTGCGGCAAGAGCACCCTCCTGCGAGTCATTGCCGGGCTGTTGCCACCAGCCGCCGGCCGAGTTCTGATCGGCGAGGGATCAGCCGCCGGGCCGCGAGCCGGTGACGGGCGGGTCGGCCTTGCGTTCCAGCAGCCGCGCCTGCTGCCGTGGCTGTCGACCCTCGACAACGTCACGCTGCCGCTCACCCTGGCCGGCGCCCCGGCCGTCGAAGCAAGGCAACGCGCGCAAGAAGCACTCGAACGCGTGGGGCTGGCGGAGGCTGCGGAGCTTCGGCCGGCGCAGCTCTCGGGCGGGATGGCACAGCGAGCGGGACTGGCTCGAGCCCTGATCACCGACCCGCCGATCCTCCTGCTGGACGAGCCGTTCAGCGCGCTCGACGCCCTCACCCGCGAGGGATTCGACGGCGAGCTGCAGCGCCTCTGGATGGACCGCCCGCGAACGGTGGTCCTGGTGACGCACTCCGTGAGCGAAGCGGTCCGCATGGCCGATCGAATCGTGGTCATGACAGCGCGACCGGGCAGAGTGGCCCAGATCATCCCGGTCGAGCTGCCACGGCCGCGGCCAGCGACGCTCTCCGGAGACCCAGCGGCCGCGAGCATCGACGCCGCGACCCGCACAGCGCTGGCGGAGGTCCATCCGCCGGAGCTGACGCCGTGGCTCGATCGATGA
- a CDS encoding ABC transporter substrate-binding protein, whose amino-acid sequence MSPRRLLLPLIVLMLVACQNAGTSSPSVALRPVTLLLGFRPDVQFAPFYLAQRAGYFADAGLDVSIEFKDASDVLVLVADGQAEFGVADATDVMIGRTSGIPVKYISTLYDHFPVALIGPRGSVPSEPAELAGMRIGTPGEFGSSWHALLALLDAGGMTPDDVVIRGYPQFNQVQGLLNGDVDMITGFRNNEPLRLEGEGMAVDLLTLDDLAPLPGPGLIAGDDLLASDPALATEFARAIIRALVAIAANPEVGLDAAVAAVPAIGEDRATAFAVLEATVELWSQDGAIDTSVWTSGYETMLRLGFIDGSVPLDDMIEAIASP is encoded by the coding sequence ATGTCTCCGCGCCGCCTCCTCCTGCCGCTGATCGTCCTGATGCTGGTCGCCTGCCAGAACGCGGGTACGTCCTCGCCATCCGTGGCCCTCAGACCGGTCACGCTGCTGCTCGGCTTCCGGCCTGACGTGCAGTTCGCCCCCTTCTACCTCGCCCAGCGGGCCGGCTACTTCGCGGATGCGGGCCTGGACGTGAGCATCGAGTTCAAGGACGCGAGTGACGTTCTCGTCCTGGTGGCCGATGGACAGGCCGAGTTCGGGGTGGCCGACGCCACTGACGTCATGATCGGCCGAACTTCGGGCATCCCCGTGAAGTACATCTCCACGCTGTACGACCACTTCCCGGTGGCCCTCATCGGACCTCGCGGCTCCGTGCCCTCCGAACCGGCCGAGCTAGCCGGCATGCGAATCGGCACACCGGGAGAGTTTGGCTCGTCGTGGCACGCGCTCCTGGCACTTCTCGACGCCGGCGGAATGACTCCCGACGACGTGGTGATCCGCGGCTACCCGCAGTTCAACCAGGTCCAGGGGCTGCTGAACGGGGACGTCGACATGATCACCGGCTTCCGCAATAACGAGCCGCTGCGCCTCGAGGGCGAAGGGATGGCGGTCGATTTGCTGACCCTGGACGACCTCGCTCCGCTGCCCGGCCCGGGGCTGATCGCGGGGGACGATCTCCTCGCCAGCGACCCGGCCTTGGCGACCGAGTTCGCCAGGGCGATCATTCGTGCGCTAGTGGCCATTGCCGCGAACCCGGAGGTGGGACTGGATGCGGCCGTCGCTGCGGTGCCGGCGATCGGCGAGGACCGGGCGACGGCGTTCGCCGTGCTGGAGGCGACCGTGGAGCTCTGGAGTCAGGACGGGGCGATCGACACGTCGGTCTGGACGAGCGGCTACGAAACGATGCTGCGACTCGGCTTCATCGACGGCTCGGTGCCGCTCGATGACATGATCGAGGCCATCGCCTCGCCCTGA
- a CDS encoding SIS domain-containing protein, which yields MDTFDPETPLPGAPDPWAGSEMPARRDGPPYAMTEMIAAEPALAERLLRRLSDDPALGRAAEAIRTAATADGPIITTGCGTSEHAAMIAAELLTDALDATTVWPMQALEVARRPPRGGLLLAVSHEGGTWATNEALKAASAAGSTTALITVSDRSPAAALSDHVIATQEQDQSWCHTVGYLSPVIAAAALAGVLRDKPIDPVVARALLEAAGHEPTAEAAAAGLAGCSRLLIVGSGIDYPAARELALKIEEGARLPASALQLETIRHGHLAAVDAQTGLVMLLTDAEGWGETLIERSLAVLRSARELGMPAAALIAADLGDDIPNALTPAGRLSVPLAAALPRSAAAALATAIPLQLLAERLARARGKNPDGIGRDDPPQAAAADA from the coding sequence GTGGACACCTTCGACCCGGAGACCCCCCTGCCCGGTGCTCCCGACCCGTGGGCGGGCTCGGAGATGCCCGCCCGGCGTGACGGCCCTCCCTACGCCATGACCGAGATGATCGCGGCCGAGCCGGCCCTTGCCGAGCGGCTGCTGCGGCGCCTGTCCGACGATCCTGCGTTGGGTCGGGCGGCCGAAGCGATCCGCACGGCAGCGACCGCCGACGGACCGATCATCACAACCGGCTGCGGCACGAGCGAGCACGCGGCAATGATCGCCGCAGAGCTGCTGACCGATGCCCTGGACGCCACCACCGTCTGGCCGATGCAGGCTCTGGAAGTCGCTCGCCGACCGCCGCGCGGCGGCCTCCTCCTGGCGGTGTCGCACGAAGGCGGGACGTGGGCGACCAACGAGGCGCTCAAGGCCGCGAGCGCCGCTGGGTCCACAACGGCGCTGATCACGGTCAGCGATCGTTCCCCCGCTGCTGCGTTGTCAGACCACGTCATTGCCACCCAGGAGCAGGACCAGAGCTGGTGCCACACCGTCGGCTACCTTTCCCCGGTCATTGCCGCGGCCGCGCTGGCGGGCGTTCTTCGCGACAAGCCGATCGACCCGGTCGTGGCGCGCGCGCTGCTCGAGGCCGCCGGGCACGAGCCAACTGCCGAAGCTGCGGCAGCGGGACTAGCGGGCTGCTCGCGCCTGCTGATCGTTGGCTCGGGAATCGACTATCCCGCGGCCCGCGAGCTGGCGCTCAAGATCGAGGAGGGAGCGCGATTGCCGGCATCGGCGCTCCAGCTCGAGACGATCCGGCACGGTCACCTGGCAGCGGTCGATGCGCAGACCGGGCTGGTGATGCTCCTGACCGACGCCGAAGGCTGGGGCGAGACGCTGATCGAGCGGTCGCTCGCCGTCCTGCGCTCGGCCCGAGAGCTGGGCATGCCCGCCGCCGCTCTGATCGCCGCCGACCTCGGCGACGACATCCCCAATGCGCTCACGCCGGCCGGACGGCTGAGCGTTCCCCTGGCCGCCGCGCTCCCACGCTCGGCCGCAGCCGCGCTAGCGACGGCCATCCCGCTCCAGCTCCTCGCCGAGCGCCTGGCGCGGGCGCGGGGCAAGAACCCGGACGGCATCGGTCGAGACGATCCACCACAGGCTGCCGCCGCCGACGCCTGA
- a CDS encoding RNA polymerase sigma factor, which produces MTSPLPSARTTPGWSADSRSWSRIARPGATWHRTPTCGPSWDRFDGQDARAWLHTIGLRLAFNERRRRVRLTALFGRRTEEEPWVDAVDPELGDALQGLRPEHRAALLLSAVDGFTQAEIAEMLGVPAGTVASWLSRTKAQLRKALTDD; this is translated from the coding sequence ATGACTTCGCCGCTGCCGTCGGCCCGCACTACGCCGGGCTGGTCCGCCGACTCACGATCGTGGTCGCGGATCGCGAGGCCGGGCGCGACCTGGCACAGGACGCCTACCTGCGGGCCTTCCTGGGACCGCTTCGACGGACAAGACGCCCGGGCCTGGCTGCACACCATCGGCCTGCGCCTGGCTTTCAACGAGCGTCGACGACGCGTGCGCCTCACGGCGCTGTTCGGCCGGCGGACCGAAGAGGAGCCCTGGGTGGATGCGGTCGATCCCGAGCTCGGCGACGCGCTCCAGGGCCTCCGACCCGAACACCGCGCGGCATTGCTGCTGAGCGCCGTCGACGGCTTCACCCAGGCAGAGATTGCCGAGATGCTCGGAGTTCCCGCTGGAACGGTCGCGAGCTGGCTTTCCCGCACCAAGGCGCAGCTCCGAAAGGCATTGACCGATGACTGA
- a CDS encoding ABC transporter permease, whose amino-acid sequence MRSLATTLISLAAFLVAWKVLTVVTGTPDYILPAPEVVAERAVRAIGSGLLWEHTAVTLSEILLGLVVGAASAIAVGTALGKSVVIERVLSPYIVAAQSVPILALAPLLDIWFGGGLLARVLICALIVFFPIAIATMVGIRSADPLLVELFRSLGATAGQRTTRLEIPSALPVIFGGLRVGVTLAVIGAVVAEWAGAGSGLGVLINIADQGLFDTPLMFVALATLAIIGIGLHGLVVLVERRLVVQP is encoded by the coding sequence ATGAGAAGCCTCGCCACGACTCTCATCTCGCTCGCAGCCTTCCTGGTTGCCTGGAAGGTGCTCACCGTCGTGACCGGCACGCCCGACTACATCCTCCCCGCGCCCGAGGTGGTGGCTGAGCGCGCCGTGCGCGCCATCGGCTCAGGACTGCTCTGGGAGCACACCGCCGTGACCCTCTCCGAGATCCTGCTGGGTCTCGTGGTCGGAGCTGCGTCAGCGATCGCCGTGGGAACCGCCCTGGGCAAGAGCGTGGTGATCGAGCGGGTCCTCTCGCCGTATATCGTCGCGGCCCAGTCGGTGCCGATCCTGGCGCTGGCCCCGCTGCTCGACATCTGGTTCGGCGGCGGCCTCTTGGCGCGAGTGCTGATCTGCGCCCTTATCGTCTTCTTCCCGATCGCCATCGCCACGATGGTCGGCATCCGCTCGGCCGATCCGTTGCTGGTCGAGCTGTTCCGTTCGCTGGGCGCGACAGCGGGCCAGCGGACCACCCGGCTGGAGATTCCCTCAGCCCTCCCCGTCATCTTCGGCGGCCTGCGGGTGGGAGTGACCCTGGCCGTCATCGGCGCCGTCGTGGCCGAATGGGCTGGTGCCGGCAGCGGCCTCGGCGTCCTGATCAACATTGCCGACCAGGGGCTCTTCGACACCCCTCTCATGTTCGTCGCTCTCGCCACCCTTGCGATCATCGGCATCGGCCTGCACGGGCTGGTCGTGCTAGTCGAGCGCCGTCTCGTCGTGCAACCGTAA
- the hutH gene encoding histidine ammonia-lyase: MLITGRDLTNADVAAVARDGRQVALDPGAAERMRASREVIERLVAQGETVYGVTTGFGDLANVRIQPEQVAELQRNLVRSHTAGVGEPLPVDVVRAMLLLRANALAVGLSGARPEIAELLCGMLNEAVHPIIPSRGSVGASGDLAPLAHLAAVLIGEGSADTPAGPMSGADALSAAGLVPIELGAKEGLALLNGTQLMAGIAALVLHDGKRLAASADVIGAMSLEAMEGTAAAFDAELIAARPHPGQVAAATHLRALLEGSEIGASHAQSSHRLQDSYSIRCMPQVHGAVRDALDQLERVLLVEMNAATDNPLVLADGRVVSGGNFHGEPIALAIDYAKIALAELASISERRTARLVDAHLSGLPPFLSETPGVSSGLMIVQYTAGALVNEMQTLAHPASVDTIPTSANQEDHVSMGATGALHLRTVLEAAETVLAIEALCATQGLDFRVPMRPGHGVSRARSTIRARVLHLDKDRSPSPDIAAVRELVHSGDLLAAADGS, from the coding sequence CTGCTCATCACCGGGCGCGACCTGACGAATGCGGACGTCGCCGCGGTCGCCCGTGATGGCCGCCAGGTGGCGCTCGACCCCGGCGCCGCGGAGCGGATGCGGGCGTCCCGCGAGGTGATCGAGCGGCTCGTGGCGCAGGGCGAGACGGTGTACGGGGTGACCACCGGCTTCGGCGACCTCGCCAACGTTCGGATCCAGCCGGAGCAGGTCGCCGAGCTCCAGCGCAACCTGGTGCGATCGCACACCGCCGGGGTCGGTGAGCCGCTCCCGGTCGACGTGGTGCGGGCCATGCTCCTGCTGCGCGCCAATGCCCTAGCGGTCGGCCTCTCCGGCGCTCGGCCCGAGATCGCCGAGCTGCTGTGCGGGATGCTCAACGAGGCGGTGCACCCGATCATCCCGTCGCGAGGCAGCGTCGGGGCCAGCGGCGACCTCGCGCCGCTCGCGCACCTGGCGGCCGTGCTGATCGGCGAGGGATCGGCGGATACCCCCGCCGGACCGATGTCCGGCGCCGATGCGCTCAGCGCCGCGGGCCTGGTCCCGATCGAGCTGGGCGCAAAGGAGGGGCTCGCCCTCCTCAACGGGACGCAGCTGATGGCCGGCATCGCCGCCCTGGTGCTGCATGACGGCAAGCGCCTCGCCGCCTCGGCCGACGTCATCGGCGCGATGAGCCTCGAGGCGATGGAAGGGACCGCGGCAGCGTTCGACGCGGAGCTCATCGCCGCCCGACCGCACCCCGGCCAGGTTGCGGCCGCCACCCACCTCCGCGCCCTGCTCGAGGGCAGCGAGATCGGGGCGTCGCACGCGCAGAGCTCGCATCGGCTCCAGGACTCGTACTCGATTCGTTGCATGCCGCAGGTCCACGGCGCGGTGCGCGATGCACTCGACCAGCTCGAGCGGGTCCTGCTGGTAGAGATGAACGCCGCCACCGACAATCCGCTTGTCCTCGCCGATGGCCGGGTCGTCTCGGGCGGCAACTTCCACGGCGAGCCGATCGCGCTCGCCATCGACTACGCCAAGATCGCCCTCGCTGAGCTGGCGTCCATCTCGGAGCGTCGAACCGCCCGGCTGGTCGACGCTCACCTGTCGGGCCTGCCGCCTTTCCTCTCCGAGACGCCGGGAGTGAGCAGCGGCCTGATGATCGTGCAGTACACCGCCGGAGCACTCGTCAACGAGATGCAGACGCTGGCCCATCCGGCATCGGTCGACACCATCCCGACCAGTGCCAACCAGGAGGACCACGTGAGCATGGGCGCCACCGGGGCGCTCCACCTGCGCACCGTGCTCGAGGCTGCGGAGACGGTCCTTGCCATCGAGGCGCTGTGCGCCACCCAGGGATTGGATTTCCGGGTGCCGATGCGTCCGGGCCACGGCGTCTCGCGCGCACGCTCGACCATCCGCGCCCGCGTCCTCCACCTTGACAAGGACCGTTCTCCGTCACCGGACATCGCTGCAGTCCGCGAGCTGGTCCACTCCGGCGACTTGCTGGCCGCCGCCGACGGGTCCTGA
- a CDS encoding phosphatase PAP2 family protein codes for MRRAPDPTSRSIAAAEAPDPGSAVPSPAFAFLLALIALPSLFWLVTFKRLTDHTVPEDWLMMEVVLPVQHWVMTTAPPLDALLVGISGLGSGWFVGLVFGVAGVVAVWRGRTDLALLLAAGTLAFPIEWALKYFTAIPEISLATLGNAMFNIGGIGLDDIADFPAGHALRATVFYGLLAFCVARVSLDRRRGMIAYGAAIGLIGAISLIRLYLGAHYPIDLLGGWMAGGALLAVIVAVYSLAVDYRVPA; via the coding sequence GTGCGACGAGCCCCGGACCCCACGAGCCGTTCGATCGCGGCCGCCGAGGCCCCGGATCCTGGCAGCGCGGTTCCCAGTCCCGCCTTCGCGTTCCTGCTGGCGCTGATCGCGCTGCCGAGCCTCTTCTGGCTGGTCACGTTCAAGCGTCTCACCGACCACACGGTGCCGGAAGACTGGCTGATGATGGAGGTCGTCCTGCCCGTCCAGCACTGGGTCATGACCACCGCGCCGCCGCTCGACGCGCTGCTGGTCGGGATCAGCGGCCTTGGCTCCGGCTGGTTCGTGGGCCTTGTCTTCGGGGTCGCCGGTGTGGTGGCGGTGTGGCGGGGCCGGACCGATCTTGCCCTCCTGCTGGCGGCCGGGACGCTCGCCTTCCCGATCGAGTGGGCGCTGAAGTACTTCACCGCCATCCCGGAGATCAGCCTGGCGACGCTGGGGAACGCGATGTTCAACATTGGGGGTATCGGTCTGGATGACATCGCCGACTTCCCCGCCGGACACGCCCTGCGCGCCACCGTCTTCTACGGCCTGCTCGCGTTCTGCGTGGCGCGGGTCAGCCTGGATCGGCGGCGCGGCATGATCGCCTATGGCGCGGCGATTGGCCTGATCGGCGCCATCAGCCTGATTCGCCTCTATCTCGGGGCCCACTACCCGATCGACCTGCTCGGCGGCTGGATGGCGGGCGGCGCACTGCTGGCGGTGATCGTGGCGGTCTACTCCCTGGCGGTGGACTACCGAGTCCCCGCCTGA
- a CDS encoding DedA family protein: MLDFIDRTIIPFFLGLYDAVGYLGVAIAIALETFVPIIPSEVIVPMAGWKVSQSASDPSILEPLTNAPWSWLIVLVIATVGAVLGSLAGYLIGAWGGRPLLDRWGRYVHIKPDDLDRADAWFARYGDRAVFFARLVPLLRALINYPAGVARMPVGRFLLFSALGSLPWNAGLLLGGYLLGENYKRLYEAVRPFELVIYVIVVVGMVYVIYRWLRARGGTDQVIA, translated from the coding sequence ATGCTCGACTTCATCGATCGGACCATCATCCCCTTCTTCCTGGGCCTGTACGACGCGGTCGGCTACCTGGGGGTGGCGATCGCCATCGCGCTGGAGACCTTTGTGCCGATCATCCCGTCCGAGGTGATCGTGCCGATGGCCGGCTGGAAGGTGAGCCAGTCTGCGTCCGATCCCTCGATCCTCGAACCGCTGACCAATGCGCCGTGGAGCTGGCTGATCGTGCTGGTGATTGCCACTGTCGGGGCGGTGCTGGGGTCGCTGGCGGGCTACTTGATCGGTGCCTGGGGCGGGCGACCCCTGCTGGACCGATGGGGACGCTACGTCCACATCAAGCCCGATGACCTCGATCGCGCCGACGCGTGGTTTGCGCGCTACGGGGATCGGGCGGTGTTCTTCGCTCGACTGGTGCCGCTGCTGCGGGCCTTGATCAACTACCCCGCCGGGGTGGCCCGCATGCCCGTCGGCCGCTTCCTGCTCTTCAGCGCGCTGGGGTCGTTGCCCTGGAACGCAGGTCTGCTGCTCGGCGGCTACCTGCTCGGGGAAAACTACAAGCGACTGTACGAGGCGGTGCGCCCGTTCGAGCTCGTTATCTACGTCATCGTGGTGGTGGGCATGGTGTATGTCATCTACCGCTGGCTGCGGGCTCGAGGGGGGACCGACCAGGTCATTGCGTGA
- a CDS encoding alpha-hydroxy acid oxidase, translating into MPEQSDLPVPPRASFEPELPADPNLINLHDYERAAAERLAAGPLAYFTGGAGDEVTLRDNRAAFARQAIVPRVMRDVSTVDTSVELLGRRWPSPIFIAPTALQRMAHPDGELATARAAAARGVTMAVSTSASTDLAEIAAVGGPRWFQVYFLADPGARRALIERAVAHGYEALVLTVDLARIGQRERDLRVGFRIPEGVEIPNVAIAAGVPPSEVGSVEYVDRMSWADLEWLARFGLPVIVKGILHPDDARLAIEHGAAGIGVSNHGGRQLDGAIASLDALPAVVDAVAARVPVLLDGGVRRGTDVLVSLALGATAVGIGRPVIWGLAVDGEAGVGNVLDLLGNELANAMALVGAASVADLDPDLLA; encoded by the coding sequence ATGCCAGAGCAGTCGGACCTGCCGGTCCCGCCGCGGGCCAGCTTCGAGCCTGAGCTGCCCGCCGACCCCAACCTCATCAACCTCCATGACTACGAGCGGGCGGCGGCCGAGCGGCTCGCGGCGGGTCCGCTCGCCTACTTCACGGGCGGCGCCGGCGACGAGGTCACTCTGCGCGACAACCGGGCCGCCTTTGCGCGACAGGCGATCGTGCCGCGCGTCATGCGCGACGTCTCAACGGTGGATACAAGCGTCGAGCTCTTGGGGCGGCGCTGGCCCTCCCCGATCTTCATCGCGCCCACGGCGCTCCAACGCATGGCCCATCCCGACGGCGAGCTTGCCACCGCCCGTGCCGCTGCGGCGCGCGGCGTGACGATGGCCGTCTCTACCTCCGCCAGCACCGACCTGGCCGAGATCGCCGCGGTCGGCGGCCCGCGTTGGTTCCAGGTCTACTTCCTCGCCGACCCCGGCGCGCGCCGCGCACTGATCGAGCGCGCCGTAGCTCACGGCTACGAGGCGCTGGTGCTCACCGTCGACCTCGCGCGCATCGGGCAGCGAGAGCGCGACCTGCGGGTCGGCTTTCGGATCCCGGAAGGCGTCGAGATCCCGAACGTGGCGATCGCCGCGGGAGTCCCGCCGTCCGAGGTCGGATCGGTTGAATACGTCGATCGCATGAGCTGGGCCGATCTCGAGTGGCTGGCCCGCTTTGGACTGCCGGTCATCGTCAAGGGGATCCTGCATCCAGATGACGCGCGCCTGGCGATCGAGCATGGCGCGGCGGGGATCGGCGTGAGCAACCATGGGGGGCGCCAACTGGATGGCGCAATTGCGAGCCTCGACGCGTTGCCGGCAGTGGTTGACGCCGTTGCCGCCCGGGTGCCCGTGCTGCTCGACGGCGGGGTGCGGCGCGGGACCGATGTTCTCGTCAGTCTTGCCCTCGGCGCCACCGCGGTCGGCATCGGCCGGCCCGTGATCTGGGGGCTGGCGGTGGACGGCGAAGCGGGCGTGGGCAACGTGCTCGACCTGCTCGGCAACGAGCTCGCGAATGCCATGGCGCTTGTGGGCGCTGCGAGCGTTGCAGATCTCGACCCGGACCTGCTGGCCTAG
- the hutU gene encoding urocanate hydratase, giving the protein MTATAKPASGPRPVHAPHGTELSCKGWGQEAALRMLMNNLDPDVAEDPDHLIVYGGTGRAARSWEAFDAIVRELRRLENDETLLVQSGKPVGVFRTTTQAPRVLIVNAMLVPHWATWEQFRELERAGLTMYGQMTAGSWIYIATQGIIQGTYETFAEAARQHFNGSLKGTATLTAGLGGMGGAQPLAITMNEGAVLAIEVDPARAERRHKAGYVDELTIDLDEAVRRVDAWRAAGEARSVALIRNAADVEPELVKRGWHPDIVTDQTSAHDPLNGYVPGGIGLAEALALRERDPDGYTSKSLASIAEHVRAMLAFHRSGSVVFDYGNNIRNFARDAGVSDAFDFPGFVPAFIRPLFCEGKGPFRWAALSGDPNDILKTDAALAALFPEDESLHRWLRLAEEKVPFQGLPARICWLGYGERAKAGLRINEMVRSGELAAPIVIGRDHLDAGSVASPYRETEGMKDGSDAIADWPILNALVNTAAGATWVSVHHGGGVGIGYSLHAGMVVVADGTDEAAARLERVLTTDPGMGVIRHADAGYERALEVARERGVHVPMAEEV; this is encoded by the coding sequence ATGACTGCGACAGCGAAGCCCGCATCAGGACCTCGTCCCGTTCATGCGCCGCACGGTACGGAGCTCTCCTGCAAGGGCTGGGGCCAGGAGGCGGCGCTACGGATGCTGATGAACAACCTCGACCCCGACGTGGCCGAGGACCCTGACCACCTGATCGTCTATGGCGGCACCGGGCGGGCAGCGCGCAGCTGGGAGGCGTTCGACGCCATCGTCCGCGAGTTGCGCCGGCTCGAGAACGACGAGACCCTCCTCGTCCAGTCAGGCAAGCCGGTTGGCGTGTTCCGCACCACGACCCAGGCGCCGCGGGTTCTGATCGTGAACGCCATGCTCGTCCCCCACTGGGCGACCTGGGAGCAGTTCCGCGAGCTGGAGCGCGCCGGCCTGACGATGTACGGCCAGATGACCGCCGGGTCGTGGATCTACATCGCCACGCAGGGGATCATCCAGGGAACCTACGAGACCTTCGCCGAGGCGGCGCGGCAGCACTTCAACGGCTCCCTCAAGGGCACGGCCACCCTGACCGCCGGGCTGGGCGGGATGGGCGGCGCGCAGCCGCTGGCCATCACCATGAACGAGGGGGCGGTGCTGGCCATCGAGGTGGACCCGGCACGAGCCGAGCGGCGTCACAAGGCTGGCTACGTCGATGAGCTGACGATCGACCTCGACGAGGCGGTTCGGCGAGTCGATGCCTGGCGTGCCGCGGGCGAGGCCCGTAGCGTGGCGCTCATCCGCAACGCCGCCGACGTCGAGCCCGAGCTGGTCAAGCGCGGCTGGCATCCCGACATCGTCACCGACCAGACCAGCGCCCACGATCCGCTGAACGGCTATGTCCCGGGAGGCATCGGCCTGGCGGAGGCGCTCGCGCTACGCGAGCGCGACCCCGACGGGTACACCAGCAAATCCCTGGCCTCCATCGCCGAGCACGTGCGCGCGATGCTCGCCTTCCATCGGTCCGGGTCGGTCGTGTTCGACTATGGCAACAACATTCGAAACTTCGCACGCGACGCGGGCGTGTCCGACGCCTTCGACTTCCCCGGCTTCGTGCCTGCCTTTATCCGGCCGCTCTTCTGCGAGGGGAAGGGTCCGTTCCGTTGGGCCGCCCTGTCGGGCGATCCGAACGACATCCTCAAGACCGATGCCGCCCTCGCCGCCCTCTTCCCGGAGGACGAGTCACTGCACCGATGGCTGCGCCTGGCCGAGGAGAAGGTGCCGTTCCAGGGGCTGCCGGCGCGGATCTGCTGGCTCGGCTACGGCGAGCGAGCCAAGGCGGGGCTGCGCATCAACGAGATGGTCCGGTCGGGGGAGCTGGCGGCGCCGATCGTGATTGGGCGCGACCACCTGGACGCCGGCTCCGTGGCCAGCCCGTACCGCGAGACCGAGGGGATGAAGGATGGGTCTGACGCGATCGCTGATTGGCCGATCCTGAACGCCCTAGTCAACACCGCCGCCGGCGCCACCTGGGTCAGCGTGCATCACGGCGGAGGGGTGGGGATCGGCTACTCGCTACACGCCGGAATGGTGGTCGTCGCAGACGGGACCGATGAAGCCGCAGCCAGACTGGAGCGCGTGCTGACCACGGACCCGGGGATGGGCGTCATCCGGCACGCCGACGCTGGCTACGAGCGTGCCCTGGAGGTCGCCCGCGAACGCGGCGTTCACGTGCCGATGGCCGAGGAGGTCTAG